One window of the Shewanella maritima genome contains the following:
- the tolC gene encoding outer membrane channel protein TolC — MKFKMGSIYAALAFTFAAPATQADDLLQIYQQALTSDPVVLQAQAQRDALYEQIEENRAPLLPTISANVGYAKAWNDPSVDTDGFTGGVSLNQVVYDHSAWVGLSLAEKAASQADSAYASQLQNLIIRVTTAYFDVLTAKDNFEFQGAEKAAIERQLEQTKQRFAVGLTAITDVHEAQAQYDLASAQEILAENDLSNSYEALREITGIDHKSIDALDTMRFSAVTPAPATSKEWLTMAETNSIELMTQRIGKDIASETISLYKAGHMPSLNFNAGYTNNFQQTPDSNDSNNTNIGLTLSVPIFEGFRVSSKVKQAQFNFVEASERLEQTHRGVVKSVRNNFNNVSASISSIRAYEQSVVSSESALKATQAGFEVGTRTIVDVLNRTRDLYDSKRQLSQARYGYIKSILALKQAAGTLNEDDVIAVNNGLEK; from the coding sequence CAAGTGACCCAGTAGTACTGCAGGCACAAGCGCAACGTGATGCTTTATATGAGCAAATTGAAGAAAATCGTGCTCCATTACTGCCAACCATCAGTGCTAACGTTGGTTACGCAAAAGCATGGAACGACCCATCTGTAGACACTGACGGCTTTACTGGCGGTGTAAGCCTTAACCAAGTGGTATACGATCACAGCGCATGGGTTGGTTTAAGTCTTGCTGAAAAAGCAGCTTCACAAGCTGACTCAGCGTATGCATCGCAACTGCAAAACCTGATTATTCGTGTTACCACTGCTTACTTTGACGTGCTAACAGCTAAAGATAACTTTGAATTCCAAGGTGCAGAAAAGGCAGCGATTGAGCGTCAACTAGAGCAAACCAAACAACGTTTTGCTGTTGGTCTAACTGCGATCACTGACGTACACGAAGCGCAAGCTCAGTATGACTTAGCGTCTGCGCAAGAAATTCTTGCTGAAAACGATCTATCAAACAGCTACGAAGCACTACGTGAAATTACCGGTATCGATCACAAATCAATCGACGCACTAGACACTATGCGCTTCTCTGCAGTGACACCTGCGCCAGCAACTTCTAAAGAGTGGCTGACGATGGCAGAAACTAACAGCATCGAGCTGATGACTCAGCGTATTGGTAAAGACATTGCTAGCGAAACTATTAGCCTGTACAAAGCAGGTCACATGCCGTCGTTAAACTTCAATGCTGGTTACACAAACAACTTCCAGCAGACTCCTGATAGTAACGACTCAAACAACACCAACATTGGCCTAACCTTAAGTGTGCCAATCTTTGAAGGTTTCCGCGTATCTTCAAAAGTAAAACAAGCTCAGTTCAACTTTGTTGAAGCAAGTGAGCGTTTAGAACAAACTCACCGTGGTGTAGTGAAGAGCGTTCGTAATAACTTCAACAACGTATCTGCTTCTATCAGCTCTATCCGCGCTTATGAGCAGTCAGTTGTTTCTTCTGAGTCAGCGCTAAAAGCGACTCAAGCAGGTTTCGAAGTAGGTACTCGTACTATCGTTGACGTACTGAACCGTACTCGTGACCTTTATGATTCTAAGCGTCAGCTTTCTCAAGCTCGTTACGGCTACATCAAGTCTATCTTAGCGCTTAAGCAAGCTGCAGGTACGCTAAACGAAGACGACGTAATTGCGGTTAACAATGGTTTAGAGAAATAA
- a CDS encoding TIGR04219 family outer membrane beta-barrel protein: MKKSLIATALVGLMSVSTAQAATVVGFKVGGDLWQADPEGTLSGDAGTRQDINYESNNRGSFWVAVEHPIPLIPNVKIRENSIDNKGAFTADDKDYTVYNKLSNTDFVLYYELLDNSIVELDIGAAYKKFHGSVRVDYMNAPAVGFPATDVDSGVVMGYVNGQASIPGLGLFAFAELMQGVDESGVHDYSAGLGWEFDGVALDTRIRVGYREFNFDVNGFSGTTQDTKTKGAFAGVELVF; the protein is encoded by the coding sequence ATGAAGAAGTCTCTTATTGCAACCGCGCTGGTTGGCTTAATGAGTGTTTCAACTGCGCAAGCTGCCACTGTTGTTGGATTCAAAGTGGGCGGCGATTTGTGGCAAGCTGACCCTGAAGGCACCTTAAGTGGTGATGCGGGTACTCGACAAGACATTAACTATGAGTCGAACAATCGAGGCAGTTTTTGGGTTGCTGTTGAGCATCCTATCCCATTAATCCCAAACGTAAAAATCCGCGAGAATAGCATAGATAATAAAGGTGCTTTCACTGCGGATGATAAAGACTACACAGTATATAACAAGCTAAGTAATACGGATTTTGTATTGTACTATGAGCTGTTGGATAACAGCATAGTTGAGTTAGATATTGGTGCAGCCTATAAGAAGTTTCATGGTTCAGTTCGAGTTGATTACATGAATGCACCAGCCGTTGGTTTTCCTGCTACAGACGTAGATAGTGGCGTGGTAATGGGTTATGTCAATGGTCAAGCTAGCATCCCAGGTTTAGGCTTGTTCGCCTTTGCTGAGTTGATGCAAGGCGTTGATGAATCTGGCGTCCACGATTACTCTGCAGGTCTTGGCTGGGAGTTTGATGGTGTGGCGCTAGATACTCGTATCCGTGTTGGTTACCGAGAGTTTAACTTTGATGTGAATGGTTTCTCAGGCACTACCCAAGATACCAAAACCAAAGGTGCATTCGCTGGTGTTGAATTAGTTTTCTAA
- a CDS encoding DUF2333 family protein codes for MQITRNRILGLIGLLFFIGYALSVWWSNEPKPLEPEIYGTNDSEHVIGYATTSALINTMDTLLTKPGGWLANDVMPPSVMMDNMPAFEFGALEQTRDLALIMRKEFSRSQSQSTADQDLLAAHSKLNISHTSWLVPSAEGEYKEAIKLLKLYRAKISDPQNSQAQFYARADNLNEWLKEVQKRLGSISQRLSASVGQDRLNTDLAGDSAARQSTPGFASSEIKTSWWKVDDVFYESRGSAWALLNFMKAVEVDFADVLEKKNAEVSLRQIIRELEATQETVWSPMVLNGSGFGLVANHSLVMANYISRANAAVIDLTNLLSQG; via the coding sequence ATGCAGATAACTCGTAATCGAATTTTGGGCTTAATTGGCCTGCTGTTTTTTATCGGCTACGCATTGAGTGTGTGGTGGAGCAATGAGCCAAAGCCATTAGAGCCAGAAATTTATGGTACGAATGACAGCGAGCATGTAATTGGTTATGCCACTACTAGCGCGTTAATTAATACCATGGACACCTTGCTTACTAAGCCTGGTGGCTGGCTTGCAAATGATGTAATGCCGCCTTCTGTGATGATGGATAACATGCCTGCGTTTGAATTTGGCGCGTTAGAACAAACTCGTGATTTGGCGCTAATAATGCGTAAAGAGTTTAGCCGTTCACAATCCCAATCTACGGCTGATCAAGACTTATTGGCCGCGCATTCTAAGCTAAATATTTCCCATACTAGCTGGTTAGTGCCAAGTGCTGAAGGTGAGTACAAAGAAGCCATTAAGCTACTAAAATTATACCGCGCAAAAATTAGCGATCCGCAAAATAGTCAGGCACAATTCTACGCTCGCGCAGACAACCTAAATGAATGGTTAAAAGAGGTACAAAAACGCCTTGGTAGTATCTCGCAACGTTTATCAGCAAGTGTGGGTCAAGACAGACTGAATACTGACTTAGCGGGCGACAGTGCCGCTAGGCAGTCAACGCCAGGTTTTGCTAGCAGCGAGATTAAAACTAGCTGGTGGAAAGTTGATGACGTATTTTATGAAAGTCGTGGCAGTGCTTGGGCATTGTTAAACTTTATGAAAGCGGTCGAAGTCGACTTTGCTGACGTGCTAGAAAAGAAAAATGCCGAAGTCAGTCTGCGACAAATTATTCGCGAGCTCGAAGCAACTCAAGAAACCGTTTGGAGCCCGATGGTATTAAATGGAAGTGGTTTTGGTCTTGTTGCAAACCACTCGCTAGTGATGGCGAATTATATATCCCGTGCAAATGCTGCGGTGATTGATCTAACTAACTTACTTTCTCAAGGATAA
- a CDS encoding copper chaperone PCu(A)C: protein MEFKTLKKIFKHLFNSFALMCFALPTFANVMVKDGYVRAMPASVPNTAAYMTLMNHTSDALTLVGVTTSAAKTAELHTIIEQNGVVKMRQVEGFELASHASLTLQPSGDHIMLLGLAKPLVVDDTVSLTLHFSNGTEQAIELPVKKKASASDEHAHHHHH from the coding sequence ATGGAGTTTAAGACATTGAAAAAAATATTCAAACACTTGTTTAATTCATTCGCCCTAATGTGTTTTGCGCTACCCACATTTGCTAACGTCATGGTCAAGGATGGCTATGTAAGAGCAATGCCTGCGAGCGTGCCTAACACAGCGGCTTATATGACTTTAATGAACCATACTTCTGATGCTTTAACGCTGGTTGGTGTGACGACATCAGCGGCCAAAACCGCAGAATTACACACTATTATTGAACAAAATGGTGTAGTTAAAATGCGTCAGGTAGAAGGGTTCGAGTTAGCGTCTCATGCAAGCTTAACGCTGCAGCCATCTGGCGATCACATTATGTTGTTAGGATTAGCTAAACCATTAGTGGTGGATGACACTGTGTCGCTAACTTTGCACTTTAGTAATGGCACAGAGCAAGCGATAGAGCTGCCGGTCAAGAAGAAGGCCAGCGCCAGTGATGAGCATGCGCATCATCACCATCACTAA
- a CDS encoding enoyl-CoA hydratase translates to MSLIQVRDDQGVRIISFNRPQKRNAFNLEMYQQLTEYLIQGEADNGIRAFLFRGTDDCFTAGNDIADFLQSGSLTNDHPTVQFLQAILAVNKPMVAAVSGAAVGIGTTLLLHCDLVYADESAKFQMPFTQLALVPEAASSYLLPKLIGQHKAAELLLLGEPFSAQRADELNLLNKVITDEPVVEFAFKQAAKLAALPPQAIQASKKLLRHDFDQVKNQMERELVEFDTRLQSDEAKARFAAFLSK, encoded by the coding sequence ATGAGTCTTATCCAGGTTAGAGATGATCAGGGCGTTCGCATCATCAGTTTTAATCGTCCGCAAAAGCGTAATGCATTCAATCTTGAGATGTATCAACAACTAACAGAATACCTGATCCAAGGTGAGGCGGACAATGGTATTCGTGCGTTTCTGTTTCGTGGCACCGACGACTGCTTTACTGCCGGCAACGACATCGCCGACTTTTTGCAATCGGGCTCACTAACTAATGACCATCCAACGGTGCAGTTTTTACAAGCTATACTCGCAGTAAACAAACCGATGGTTGCAGCGGTGTCTGGCGCAGCGGTTGGTATCGGCACCACCTTACTGTTGCATTGCGATCTGGTATACGCAGACGAAAGCGCTAAATTTCAAATGCCATTTACCCAACTGGCACTAGTGCCGGAAGCGGCATCAAGTTACTTACTACCAAAACTCATTGGTCAGCATAAAGCGGCCGAGTTACTGCTGCTTGGCGAGCCGTTTTCAGCGCAGCGCGCAGATGAACTTAATCTACTCAATAAAGTGATTACTGACGAGCCAGTAGTTGAGTTTGCCTTTAAACAAGCCGCAAAACTCGCTGCATTGCCTCCTCAGGCAATTCAAGCGTCGAAGAAGTTATTGCGTCATGACTTTGACCAAGTAAAAAACCAAATGGAGCGCGAGCTTGTGGAATTTGATACCCGCCTACAAAGTGATGAAGCCAAAGCACGCTTTGCTGCTTTCTTGTCTAAATAA
- a CDS encoding PspC domain-containing protein has protein sequence MSSLMERLDSSRGLVCGVCSKIATQFGWSIAVSRIVAAIVLVVNPSVTLLVYMVIAVLMTQRSSY, from the coding sequence ATGAGTAGTTTGATGGAACGTTTAGATTCGAGTCGCGGGTTAGTGTGTGGTGTATGTAGCAAAATCGCCACTCAGTTTGGTTGGTCTATCGCAGTTAGCCGTATAGTGGCAGCAATTGTGTTAGTGGTAAATCCAAGTGTGACTTTGTTGGTTTATATGGTGATTGCCGTGCTGATGACCCAGCGTAGTTCTTACTGA
- the dusA gene encoding tRNA dihydrouridine(20/20a) synthase DusA, which translates to MSTQNLDRTFSIAPMLDWTDRHYRYFARIMSKQALLYTEMVTTGAIIHGKGDYLEFNEPEHPVALQLGGSNPQDLATCAKLAAERGYDEVNLNVGCPSDRVQNGRFGACLMAEPELVAECVDAMKQVVDIPVTVKSRIGIDDQDSYEFLTRFIDVVSASGCEEFTIHARKAWLQGLSPKQNREIPPLDYDRVYQIKKDYPQLNISINGGVTSLEQAKVHLEHVDGVMVGREAYNNPYILAEVDQQLCGIDAPVVTRQQVIDQMLPYIERHLSSGGKLHHITRHMTGLYQGIPGSRSWRRYLSENAHKAGADTQVVLDAIAAMEQGK; encoded by the coding sequence ATGAGCACACAGAATCTTGATCGCACTTTTAGTATCGCGCCAATGCTTGATTGGACCGATCGTCATTATCGATACTTTGCGCGCATTATGTCTAAACAAGCTTTGCTCTATACCGAGATGGTGACGACAGGGGCGATTATTCATGGCAAAGGTGATTACCTTGAGTTCAATGAGCCTGAGCACCCAGTGGCGTTGCAGCTAGGCGGGTCTAACCCACAGGATCTTGCTACGTGCGCTAAGCTTGCGGCTGAGCGCGGTTATGATGAAGTAAATCTTAATGTGGGTTGCCCGTCAGATAGAGTACAAAATGGCCGCTTCGGTGCTTGCTTAATGGCTGAGCCTGAATTAGTTGCCGAGTGTGTGGATGCTATGAAGCAAGTGGTTGATATCCCGGTTACGGTCAAGTCACGTATTGGTATTGATGACCAAGACAGCTATGAATTTTTAACTCGCTTTATTGATGTTGTTTCAGCTTCAGGCTGTGAAGAGTTCACGATTCATGCTCGCAAAGCCTGGCTACAAGGTTTAAGCCCTAAGCAAAATCGTGAGATCCCGCCGCTGGATTATGATCGCGTGTATCAGATCAAAAAAGACTACCCGCAATTAAATATCAGCATTAATGGCGGAGTTACCAGTCTTGAGCAAGCTAAAGTGCATCTTGAGCATGTTGATGGCGTTATGGTTGGGCGCGAAGCCTACAACAACCCTTATATTCTTGCCGAAGTTGACCAACAGCTATGTGGTATTGATGCGCCTGTGGTGACTCGCCAACAAGTGATCGATCAAATGCTGCCTTATATCGAGCGTCATTTATCTTCTGGTGGCAAGCTGCACCATATTACCCGCCATATGACTGGGCTATATCAAGGTATTCCAGGCTCACGCAGCTGGCGTCGTTATTTGAGCGAGAATGCTCATAAGGCTGGGGCTGATACTCAGGTGGTACTCGATGCGATTGCGGCTATGGAGCAGGGCAAGTAA
- a CDS encoding 3-keto-disaccharide hydrolase, which yields MKYLVLGVIAAAAIPFCSIADTLGVKADLSFYDRHIVADGVTWSAQNDIIHSKGTGESYLVVPGTYDDFVLTIEFKPDATVNGGIYMRCQDPKKIKANTCYEANIWDAAKNQEFRTGSVVKRQTYISKQDTANQWNTYELTMVGQHLKVRLNGVVTAEMNNVEYADGFIAIQHKGKGEFKMRNLNIRKL from the coding sequence ATGAAATACCTAGTTTTAGGCGTAATCGCGGCAGCGGCGATTCCATTTTGTAGTATTGCAGATACATTGGGTGTAAAAGCTGATTTATCTTTCTATGACCGTCATATCGTTGCAGATGGCGTCACTTGGTCTGCACAAAATGACATTATTCATTCAAAAGGCACTGGAGAAAGCTATCTTGTTGTACCAGGAACCTATGATGATTTTGTATTAACCATCGAGTTTAAACCTGATGCGACCGTTAATGGCGGTATTTATATGCGCTGCCAAGATCCTAAAAAAATCAAAGCAAACACTTGCTATGAGGCCAATATTTGGGATGCAGCAAAAAACCAAGAGTTTCGAACTGGTTCAGTCGTAAAACGACAAACCTATATCAGCAAACAAGATACCGCCAATCAATGGAATACTTATGAGTTAACTATGGTGGGTCAACATCTAAAAGTTCGATTAAATGGTGTGGTCACTGCAGAGATGAACAATGTTGAATATGCAGATGGCTTTATTGCTATTCAGCACAAAGGCAAAGGCGAATTTAAAATGAGAAACTTAAATATTCGCAAGCTATAA
- a CDS encoding cytochrome c3 family protein, with protein MGQKRIKGLYATLLTFAVLTTASVSATPSDQDRQYGGGGKGAVVFSFESHARNGGLTCEDCHSTDGTGLFEMQRYEFTMQDHAKGNYCWACHNNKIADKSCGSCHY; from the coding sequence ATGGGCCAGAAACGAATTAAAGGCCTCTATGCAACCTTATTAACCTTTGCTGTATTGACTACAGCCAGTGTTAGTGCCACTCCAAGCGATCAAGATCGTCAATACGGTGGAGGAGGCAAAGGTGCTGTGGTGTTTAGCTTTGAAAGTCATGCGCGCAATGGTGGCTTAACTTGCGAAGACTGCCACTCAACCGATGGCACGGGGTTATTTGAGATGCAGCGATATGAATTTACCATGCAAGATCATGCTAAAGGAAACTATTGCTGGGCCTGCCATAACAATAAAATCGCAGATAAAAGCTGCGGTAGTTGTCACTACTAA
- a CDS encoding alpha-hydroxy-acid oxidizing protein, with product MSDEKLNTERRDFLSKGAVLAASAGVAAVSVAPSVAVAKPASNVGPIEVKGYVKDPKNLKEVLTNAKKIMDTCAACDIAGPGRCNGKGPCGESTPGMGGKRRSFINNVEAFEKLHFNMSTVHNVKKPNTELELFGVKLSMPILTGVTGGLTYNMGAKGKLAYDGTEMTESKFVRGIVEGAYNAGTLGWAADGIGDPIETYRERLTVVKKFKGRALAQIKPRTQKEIFERIDAVQAAGAPFFAIDIDSAGRAARALPGKTVEPKDVKKLREIVKYAKIPFVAKGIMTPTEALMCVEAGCAGIVVSDHGGRVMSSTPASLDVLPGIVKAVRDSGSDMVILFDSGVRDGGDVLKALALGAQAVLVGRPFLRASLGGGAKGVEMMFKKMHTQLVSTMVLAGVADVKKVPADIIYKEA from the coding sequence ATGAGCGATGAAAAACTAAACACTGAGCGTCGAGATTTTTTAAGTAAAGGCGCAGTTCTTGCTGCATCCGCCGGAGTGGCTGCAGTTTCAGTTGCACCGTCAGTCGCTGTTGCGAAACCAGCCTCTAATGTCGGGCCAATTGAAGTTAAGGGATACGTAAAAGATCCAAAAAATCTAAAAGAAGTGTTAACAAACGCCAAGAAAATTATGGACACTTGCGCGGCTTGTGACATTGCCGGCCCTGGTCGTTGTAACGGTAAAGGCCCTTGTGGTGAGTCAACGCCAGGCATGGGCGGCAAACGTCGCAGCTTCATTAACAATGTTGAGGCATTTGAAAAACTGCACTTCAACATGAGCACAGTGCACAACGTTAAAAAACCAAATACTGAGCTTGAGTTGTTTGGTGTCAAGCTGTCTATGCCTATCTTAACCGGCGTTACCGGTGGATTAACTTACAACATGGGTGCCAAAGGCAAATTAGCCTACGATGGCACTGAGATGACAGAAAGTAAGTTTGTTAGGGGTATTGTTGAAGGGGCTTACAATGCTGGCACCCTAGGTTGGGCAGCAGACGGTATTGGCGACCCAATTGAGACATACCGCGAGCGCCTAACTGTGGTCAAAAAGTTCAAAGGCCGAGCTTTAGCACAGATTAAACCTCGTACTCAAAAAGAAATTTTTGAGCGTATTGATGCAGTGCAAGCAGCAGGTGCACCTTTCTTTGCTATCGACATCGACTCTGCCGGTCGCGCAGCAAGAGCCTTACCGGGTAAAACAGTTGAGCCTAAAGATGTCAAAAAGCTTCGTGAAATCGTCAAGTACGCGAAAATTCCATTTGTAGCGAAAGGGATCATGACACCAACTGAAGCACTTATGTGTGTAGAAGCTGGCTGTGCAGGTATTGTTGTGTCGGATCACGGTGGCCGTGTAATGAGCTCAACTCCTGCATCTTTAGACGTGCTGCCAGGTATTGTAAAAGCGGTTCGCGATAGCGGTTCAGACATGGTCATCTTGTTTGACTCAGGTGTTCGTGACGGTGGTGATGTGCTTAAAGCCCTAGCACTAGGTGCGCAAGCTGTACTTGTTGGCCGTCCTTTCTTAAGAGCTTCGCTAGGTGGTGGTGCTAAAGGCGTTGAAATGATGTTCAAGAAAATGCACACCCAACTCGTTTCTACCATGGTATTAGCTGGTGTAGCTGATGTGAAAAAAGTGCCGGCGGACATCATCTATAAGGAGGCTTAG
- a CDS encoding sigma-54-dependent transcriptional regulator has product MKLYRSILIVDDETRWLRAMAVSLRQEVPEARVSCCENSRHAIDMIIGQDIDLVLLDLNMPHIGGEELLDTISEQAPFTRVIVVTGANDTATAVRCVKRGAYDFFVKGGRPEQLIACIRRALEVAALEVNYREVTQSFLGKKRLGKLPGIISQSSKMNDCIRYATALTRSSYPVVIESESGGGKRTFATGLAQLMDEENSAAHLQLEQFKHSVIATLFGRVRGVNKVGEPAQLGFFEQNRGRVVILEGLFQLENDVINSVVNALISRQYYPLGSVQHMPLPCKVLVLTELPLQQLRDQGKVTPTQFVALHTHHIVLPPLRERPEDIGLLAAQFMQDACEHLNKPLIPLCFELVQQLEQESWPGNVAELRARVFKAVALGNLQALVNAAQNTEPDPDTETQVSFPNKLPTLSEVQQLLIHEALKRCNYSQVEAAKLLGISQSALSRRLR; this is encoded by the coding sequence ATGAAACTATATCGCTCCATTTTAATTGTTGATGATGAAACTCGTTGGTTACGTGCTATGGCTGTGTCATTGCGTCAAGAAGTACCAGAAGCCAGAGTGAGTTGCTGTGAAAACAGCCGCCACGCAATAGACATGATTATCGGCCAAGATATTGACCTTGTGTTACTTGACTTAAACATGCCGCATATCGGTGGTGAGGAGCTATTAGATACTATCAGCGAGCAAGCACCATTTACTCGAGTGATTGTCGTCACTGGCGCGAATGATACTGCTACGGCTGTGCGCTGTGTAAAACGCGGCGCATATGACTTTTTTGTAAAAGGGGGCCGCCCTGAACAACTTATTGCCTGTATTCGTAGGGCTTTAGAAGTCGCTGCACTCGAAGTGAACTATCGTGAAGTTACCCAAAGTTTTCTAGGTAAAAAACGTCTGGGAAAACTACCAGGCATCATCAGTCAGAGTTCAAAAATGAACGACTGTATCCGTTATGCAACCGCGCTTACGCGCTCATCGTATCCAGTTGTAATTGAAAGTGAGAGCGGTGGCGGCAAACGAACTTTCGCAACCGGATTAGCTCAACTGATGGATGAAGAAAATAGTGCAGCGCATCTGCAACTAGAGCAATTTAAACATTCAGTGATCGCAACACTCTTTGGGCGTGTTAGAGGTGTTAACAAAGTTGGAGAGCCTGCTCAGTTAGGTTTTTTTGAGCAAAATAGAGGCCGCGTGGTTATTCTGGAAGGCTTATTTCAGCTTGAAAATGATGTAATTAATTCTGTCGTCAATGCATTGATAAGTCGCCAGTATTATCCTTTAGGTAGCGTGCAGCACATGCCACTACCCTGCAAGGTGCTCGTGTTAACTGAGCTGCCACTGCAGCAACTTAGAGATCAAGGAAAAGTTACTCCTACTCAATTTGTTGCCTTACATACTCATCATATTGTTTTACCACCGCTAAGAGAACGGCCAGAAGACATCGGGTTATTAGCTGCACAATTCATGCAGGATGCTTGTGAGCACTTAAATAAACCTCTAATCCCTTTGTGCTTTGAACTGGTGCAGCAACTTGAGCAAGAATCCTGGCCAGGCAATGTCGCAGAGCTTCGAGCAAGAGTATTTAAGGCTGTAGCTCTTGGTAACCTCCAAGCACTAGTCAATGCTGCACAAAACACTGAGCCTGACCCAGATACAGAAACCCAGGTGAGCTTTCCCAATAAGTTGCCTACGCTATCAGAAGTTCAACAATTACTGATACATGAAGCATTAAAACGTTGTAACTATAGCCAAGTTGAAGCTGCAAAACTGCTAGGGATTAGCCAAAGTGCCCTTAGTCGGCGCCTGCGCTGA
- a CDS encoding chemotaxis protein CheX, with product MNVAFINPFLSSLLNVLSTMASLDLTPGKPQIKTHDVAKGDVSGLIGMVGPETKGSMSITFDRSLIFEIMDKMLGEKPTSINDEVTDLVGEITNMVTGGAKNLLSDDGYEFDMATPAVVSGLGHSISHKSKGKKILMPFTHPKGNAYIEICFEDL from the coding sequence ATGAATGTAGCCTTTATTAACCCATTTTTATCCTCGTTACTTAACGTACTTTCCACTATGGCATCACTGGATCTCACGCCAGGTAAGCCACAAATCAAAACGCATGATGTCGCCAAGGGTGATGTATCAGGTTTGATAGGCATGGTGGGCCCTGAGACTAAGGGTTCTATGTCAATCACATTCGACCGTAGCCTAATTTTTGAAATTATGGATAAGATGCTTGGCGAAAAACCCACTAGCATTAATGATGAAGTGACCGATCTTGTTGGTGAGATAACCAACATGGTAACGGGTGGCGCGAAGAATCTATTAAGTGACGATGGTTATGAGTTTGATATGGCAACGCCGGCGGTAGTTTCTGGCCTTGGCCATAGCATTTCTCATAAGAGTAAAGGTAAGAAAATTCTCATGCCGTTTACTCACCCAAAAGGCAATGCCTATATCGAAATCTGCTTTGAAGACTTGTAA